In Endozoicomonas sp. GU-1, one DNA window encodes the following:
- a CDS encoding lipocalin-like domain-containing protein — MIDTNDFVGVWALEEWSVTHKPSGYVAYPFDGNSEGHIIYTENGWVSATLMETDRPPVPQDRRHLFAARMQLAPPAGIQAPELTAEKQQKFDRLKELFCRSGMGYVAYCGPFTVNGDMVQHHIKNSLIPQWTGTVLERKYEFDGDLLTLSATDGDFADKLVWKRTA; from the coding sequence ATGATTGACACTAACGACTTTGTCGGCGTCTGGGCTCTTGAGGAATGGTCCGTTACCCACAAACCGTCCGGCTATGTTGCCTACCCATTTGACGGTAATTCCGAAGGCCATATTATCTACACTGAAAACGGTTGGGTATCAGCCACCCTGATGGAAACAGATCGTCCACCCGTACCACAGGATCGTCGCCATCTGTTTGCCGCTCGTATGCAACTCGCCCCCCCGGCAGGTATCCAGGCACCAGAATTGACCGCTGAAAAACAACAGAAGTTTGATCGGCTGAAAGAACTCTTCTGCCGCTCCGGCATGGGTTATGTAGCCTATTGTGGCCCATTTACTGTGAATGGAGATATGGTACAACACCATATTAAAAACAGCCTGATACCCCAGTGGACAGGTACTGTTCTGGAAAGAAAGTATGAGTTTGACGGTGATCTGCTCACCCTCAGCGCCACCGATGGTGATTTCGCCGATAAGCTGGTGTGGAAACGCACGGCTTAA
- the pepN gene encoding aminopeptidase N, with protein sequence MDKMKDSQPKAIYLKDYQAPDYWIDQTNLTFDLFEDHALVTSVLSIRRNPDNPSASAAENVQENKLPELVLVGDDLELLSLEMDDQPFTDFREEDGFLRIAAPTEAFTLKTVCRIKPQENTSLEGLYKSNGMFCTQCEAEGFRKITYYLDRPDVMSRFITRITADKAAYPVLLSNGNDIERGELDHGRHFVTWEDPFKKPSYLFALVAGNLQYVEDHFTTMSGREVTLRLFTEAHNIDQCDHAMISLKKSMQWDEQVYGREYDLDIFMIVAVDHFNMGAMENKGLNIFNSACVLASPETATDARFQRVEAIVAHEYFHNWSGNRVTCRDWFQLSLKEGFTVFRDSEFSADMNSRGVKRIEDVNILRTAQFAEDAGPMAHPVRPESFIEIANFYTVTVYEKGAEVVRMIHGILGPKDFRKGSDLYFARHDGQAVTCEDFVKAMEDASGRDLGQFRRWYSQAGTPVLKVSDEYDEENRQYRLTIEQSCPATPGQKEKLPFHIPVRIGLLDGEGEDLPLNNAGDTDQVLDVKQDKETFTFENIEERPLPSILRGLSAPVRVRYDYSRDDLLFLMENDSDHFNRWDASQRLASGVIDEMVAALEQGRECSLDESLIKAFGTIITDESLDLAVKAEMLSLPSEASLAEQAIEVYPQFIHQARLTVKSAIAYAHRESLETLWRSLSINKPYRPEAEDIAERTLKNISLSYLTSLDDKGMLALAEQQYHGASNMTDRFAALVSIVNAGCQNRELVEEVLADFLERYQDDTNVMDQWLSVQAASPSLGTLEHVLALMQHEIFDATSPNKLRSVLGGFAGNMKQFHRVDGLGYEFLTDQLLDLDKKNPQIAARLMTPLTRWRKFEPGCRERMRKALERIKATPGLSSDVYEVVTKSL encoded by the coding sequence ATGGACAAGATGAAAGACTCGCAACCAAAAGCGATTTACCTGAAAGATTATCAGGCACCTGACTACTGGATTGATCAGACCAACCTGACCTTTGATCTCTTTGAAGACCATGCGCTGGTTACCTCAGTGCTGAGTATTCGTCGTAATCCTGATAACCCGTCAGCCAGCGCTGCAGAAAACGTTCAGGAGAACAAGCTTCCTGAGCTGGTACTGGTGGGGGATGACCTTGAACTTCTTTCTCTTGAAATGGATGACCAGCCATTCACGGACTTCAGGGAAGAGGACGGTTTTCTCAGGATTGCCGCACCCACAGAAGCGTTCACTTTAAAAACCGTCTGCCGCATCAAGCCCCAGGAAAACACCTCCCTGGAAGGGCTCTATAAATCCAATGGCATGTTTTGTACCCAGTGCGAGGCAGAAGGTTTTCGCAAGATTACCTACTACCTGGACCGTCCTGATGTGATGTCCCGGTTTATCACCCGAATCACCGCCGACAAGGCAGCGTATCCGGTGCTGCTCTCCAATGGTAATGATATTGAGCGTGGCGAACTGGACCATGGCAGGCACTTTGTCACCTGGGAAGACCCCTTCAAAAAGCCAAGCTACCTGTTTGCTCTGGTCGCGGGTAATTTGCAGTATGTGGAAGATCACTTTACCACCATGAGTGGCCGTGAGGTGACGCTGAGGCTGTTTACCGAAGCGCACAATATTGACCAGTGCGATCATGCCATGATCTCTCTGAAGAAATCCATGCAGTGGGATGAACAGGTCTATGGTCGTGAATACGATCTGGATATTTTCATGATCGTCGCCGTTGATCATTTCAATATGGGGGCCATGGAAAACAAAGGGCTGAATATCTTTAATTCAGCCTGTGTGCTGGCCAGTCCGGAAACGGCGACAGATGCCCGCTTTCAGCGGGTTGAAGCGATTGTTGCCCACGAGTATTTCCACAACTGGTCCGGTAACCGGGTGACCTGCCGGGATTGGTTTCAGCTGAGCCTGAAAGAAGGTTTTACCGTGTTCCGGGATTCGGAATTTTCCGCGGATATGAACTCCCGGGGGGTAAAACGCATTGAGGATGTCAATATTCTCCGTACCGCCCAGTTTGCCGAAGATGCCGGGCCGATGGCGCATCCGGTAAGACCTGAGTCGTTTATTGAGATTGCCAATTTCTACACCGTCACCGTTTATGAAAAAGGGGCGGAAGTCGTACGGATGATCCATGGCATTCTCGGGCCAAAGGATTTCCGTAAAGGGTCAGATCTTTACTTTGCCCGCCATGATGGTCAGGCCGTGACCTGCGAAGATTTTGTCAAAGCCATGGAAGATGCTTCTGGTCGCGACCTGGGGCAGTTCCGTCGCTGGTACAGCCAGGCAGGTACGCCAGTACTTAAGGTCAGTGATGAATACGATGAAGAGAACAGGCAGTACCGGCTGACCATTGAGCAATCCTGTCCTGCAACACCTGGGCAGAAGGAAAAGCTGCCGTTCCATATTCCGGTGCGTATCGGCCTGCTGGACGGAGAAGGTGAGGATCTGCCGCTTAATAACGCCGGAGACACTGATCAGGTACTGGATGTCAAACAGGACAAGGAAACCTTCACCTTTGAAAATATAGAAGAGCGCCCACTGCCTTCTATATTGAGAGGGTTGTCTGCGCCGGTGCGGGTCCGGTATGACTACTCCCGCGATGACCTGCTGTTCCTGATGGAAAACGACAGCGATCACTTTAACCGCTGGGATGCCAGCCAGCGTCTGGCCAGTGGTGTGATTGATGAAATGGTGGCGGCCCTGGAACAGGGCAGGGAGTGCAGCCTGGATGAAAGCCTGATCAAGGCGTTTGGGACGATTATCACCGATGAATCGCTGGATCTGGCGGTGAAAGCGGAAATGCTCTCTTTGCCATCGGAAGCGTCCCTGGCGGAACAGGCGATTGAGGTTTACCCACAGTTTATTCATCAGGCACGCCTGACCGTCAAGAGTGCGATTGCCTATGCGCACCGTGAGTCGCTGGAAACTCTGTGGCGCTCTTTAAGCATCAATAAGCCTTACCGACCTGAAGCAGAAGATATTGCTGAACGCACGCTGAAAAATATCAGCCTGTCCTATCTGACCAGCCTGGATGATAAAGGCATGTTGGCGCTGGCGGAGCAGCAGTATCACGGTGCGTCCAATATGACCGATCGTTTTGCGGCACTGGTCAGTATCGTTAATGCTGGCTGTCAGAATCGGGAGCTGGTTGAGGAAGTGCTGGCGGATTTCCTGGAACGTTATCAGGACGATACCAATGTCATGGACCAGTGGTTGTCGGTCCAGGCCGCCAGCCCATCACTGGGAACCCTGGAACATGTTCTGGCACTGATGCAGCATGAGATTTTTGATGCCACCAGTCCGAATAAACTGCGTTCTGTGCTGGGAGGTTTTGCCGGCAATATGAAGCAGTTTCACCGTGTGGATGGCCTGGGGTATGAGTTCCTGACGGATCAGCTGCTGGATCTTGATAAGAAAAACCCGCAGATTGCTGCACGGCTGATGACGCCTTTAACCCGCTGGCGTAAATTTGAGCCTGGCTGTCGTGAACGTATGCGTAAGGCATTGGAGAGAATTAAAGCAACGCCCGGCCTTTCTTCTGATGTTTATGAAGTAGTCACCAAGAGCCTCTGA
- a CDS encoding DUF2797 domain-containing protein, which produces MSESTITGSLSKMHSDLLTGTDNSKSQVTYQLPVGEQLLPLNELLGQKLSMQYQGEIHCCHCGRKTKKSFNQGFCYPCFKKLPQCDSCIMSPEKCHYHQGTCRDPAWGETFCMTDHVVYLANSSGLKVGITRATQVPTRWIDQGATQAMPFIRVATRQQSGLLEVIFKEFINDRTNWRAMLKGPADPLDLQDTARELLDMNHSRITALQEQFGIQAIQPLVDVKSVDIDSSAVLNIDYPVIEYPAKVTSRSFDKEPLIEGTLLGIKGQYLIFDNGVVNIRKHTAYEVSVAVN; this is translated from the coding sequence GTGTCCGAAAGTACCATCACCGGATCGCTCAGCAAAATGCATTCAGACCTGTTGACCGGGACTGACAACAGCAAGAGCCAGGTTACCTACCAACTGCCCGTTGGCGAGCAGCTGCTGCCATTGAATGAGCTGCTGGGACAGAAGTTGTCCATGCAGTACCAGGGGGAAATTCATTGCTGTCACTGTGGCCGGAAAACTAAAAAGAGTTTTAACCAGGGCTTCTGCTATCCCTGTTTTAAAAAGCTGCCCCAGTGTGACAGCTGCATTATGAGTCCGGAAAAGTGCCATTATCATCAGGGTACCTGCCGTGATCCCGCCTGGGGAGAGACATTCTGTATGACAGATCATGTCGTCTATCTGGCCAACTCATCCGGTCTGAAGGTTGGCATTACCCGGGCAACCCAGGTGCCAACCCGCTGGATTGATCAGGGTGCCACGCAGGCCATGCCATTTATCCGCGTGGCGACCCGTCAGCAATCGGGGCTGCTGGAAGTGATTTTCAAGGAATTTATCAATGACCGGACCAACTGGCGGGCTATGCTGAAGGGGCCCGCTGACCCTCTGGACCTGCAGGATACCGCCCGGGAACTGTTGGACATGAACCATAGTCGGATTACCGCATTGCAGGAGCAATTTGGCATTCAGGCGATACAACCTTTGGTAGATGTAAAGTCAGTAGATATTGACTCTTCTGCCGTACTGAATATTGATTACCCGGTGATTGAATACCCCGCCAAAGTAACATCCCGATCTTTTGACAAGGAGCCGCTGATTGAAGGCACGCTATTGGGTATCAAGGGACAGTATCTGATTTTTGATAATGGTGTGGTCAATATTCGTAAACATACCGCCTATGAGGTGAGCGTGGCTGTAAATTAA
- a CDS encoding YeaC family protein produces the protein MQLDAFLEKMTPAIHQALKLALELGKWPDGRAMTEEERDVSLQAVIVYEHEHLPESQRVGYMPGKCKSGGTSSKEDSSAEEATILRFRN, from the coding sequence ATGCAGTTAGATGCTTTTCTGGAGAAGATGACGCCTGCTATCCATCAGGCACTGAAGTTGGCCCTGGAACTGGGTAAATGGCCTGATGGACGGGCCATGACCGAAGAAGAACGGGATGTCAGCCTGCAGGCGGTGATTGTTTATGAACACGAACACCTGCCAGAGTCACAACGGGTCGGCTATATGCCCGGCAAGTGCAAATCCGGTGGTACATCTTCGAAAGAGGACAGCTCTGCTGAAGAGGCCACCATCCTTCGTTTCAGGAACTGA
- a CDS encoding rhomboid family intramembrane serine protease codes for MHRALELPGDIDLSDLSYFLYARGIPHKVTEESGKQVVWTENEEKSRIVTSLYQQWQSGDLQVLAAPPRAGVNAGAWLKSIPWQSIPVTLLFMVACMVVALITRAGANWQAIAWFAFIPFEVANGYLYFGSFGMGLEQGEYWRLISPIFLHFGLSHLAFNMLALYIFGSRLETRQGGIHLLAIIVFTAVISNITQYFWAGDDTIFGGFSGVVYGLMGYCMTREKVDRNWQFGLPPFYYGFMLTWLVVGYTGVLGTIGFGNMANAAHTGGLVAGCLLGAIAGLLFKEKD; via the coding sequence ATGCATAGGGCATTGGAACTCCCCGGAGACATCGACCTGAGCGACCTATCCTACTTTCTCTATGCCCGGGGGATTCCCCATAAGGTCACAGAAGAGTCAGGCAAACAGGTGGTCTGGACTGAGAATGAGGAAAAGTCCCGTATTGTCACCAGCCTTTATCAGCAGTGGCAGTCCGGTGATTTACAAGTGCTGGCAGCGCCCCCCAGGGCCGGTGTGAATGCGGGTGCTTGGCTCAAGAGTATTCCCTGGCAGAGCATACCGGTCACCTTGCTGTTTATGGTGGCCTGCATGGTGGTCGCACTGATCACCCGGGCCGGTGCCAACTGGCAGGCAATAGCCTGGTTCGCCTTTATTCCCTTCGAGGTTGCTAATGGTTATCTCTACTTTGGCAGTTTTGGCATGGGGCTTGAGCAGGGGGAATACTGGCGGTTGATCAGTCCGATCTTTCTGCATTTTGGCCTGAGCCATCTGGCGTTCAATATGCTGGCTCTGTATATTTTTGGCAGTCGGCTGGAGACTCGTCAGGGGGGCATTCATCTACTGGCCATCATCGTCTTTACTGCGGTGATTTCCAATATTACCCAGTACTTCTGGGCTGGGGATGATACTATTTTTGGCGGCTTTTCCGGTGTGGTGTATGGCCTGATGGGGTATTGCATGACCCGGGAAAAGGTAGACCGGAACTGGCAGTTTGGACTCCCGCCGTTTTACTACGGCTTTATGCTGACCTGGCTGGTGGTGGGTTATACCGGCGTTCTGGGTACTATTGGTTTTGGTAATATGGCCAATGCCGCACATACCGGCGGCCTTGTGGCAGGTTGTCTGCTGGGTGCCATTGCCGGTTTACTGTTTAAAGAAAAGGATTGA
- a CDS encoding NAD(+) kinase: MEHFKIVGVTGRQGRIQVEDTLRHLADFLQQRGVTVVLDEQLDGLLPGHSFSMISREQMGQQCDLVIVVGGDGSMLGAARTLALYDIPVIGINRGRLGFLTDISPDELDDQLAEVLEGRYLAESRFLLEARVRRQGKVIGQGDALNDVVLHPGKSTRIIEFELYIDGQFVYKQRADGLIIATPTGSTAYALSGGGPIMHPRLDAIVLVPMYPHMLTNRPLVVDGDSELKLVIRHENTISPQISCDGQIHITSAPGDEITIHKKSQRLKLLHPLNHNFYESCRSKLRWNYQEERC; this comes from the coding sequence ATGGAACACTTCAAAATTGTCGGAGTAACCGGCCGCCAGGGGCGTATTCAGGTGGAGGATACTCTAAGACATCTGGCAGACTTTCTGCAGCAGCGGGGGGTGACCGTAGTTCTCGATGAACAGCTGGACGGTCTGTTGCCAGGTCACTCCTTTTCCATGATCAGCCGTGAGCAAATGGGGCAGCAGTGTGACCTGGTGATCGTGGTGGGTGGTGATGGCAGTATGCTGGGCGCTGCCCGCACACTGGCGCTGTACGATATTCCCGTGATCGGTATCAATCGCGGGCGGTTGGGATTTTTGACCGATATCTCCCCGGATGAGCTGGATGACCAGCTGGCAGAAGTGCTTGAGGGACGTTATCTGGCCGAGAGTCGTTTTCTTCTTGAGGCCCGGGTTCGCCGCCAGGGCAAGGTGATTGGCCAGGGGGATGCGCTGAATGATGTGGTGCTGCACCCCGGTAAGTCGACCCGAATCATTGAGTTTGAACTGTATATCGATGGGCAGTTCGTCTATAAGCAGCGGGCTGATGGACTGATTATTGCCACGCCAACCGGTTCAACCGCCTACGCGCTGTCTGGCGGTGGTCCCATTATGCACCCGAGGCTGGATGCCATTGTTCTGGTGCCCATGTACCCCCACATGTTAACCAACCGTCCCCTGGTGGTGGATGGCGATAGCGAGCTGAAACTGGTGATTCGCCATGAAAACACCATATCCCCGCAGATCAGCTGTGATGGACAGATTCATATCACCTCGGCACCGGGGGATGAAATCACGATTCATAAGAAGTCTCAGCGTTTAAAGCTGCTGCACCCTCTGAACCATAATTTTTATGAGTCCTGTCGTTCCAAGTTGCGTTGGAACTATCAGGAAGAGCGTTGTTAA
- a CDS encoding ShET2/EspL2 family type III secretion system effector toxin: MDNISQNTPCSSADIPQKDSQSVNEATVLTGFSRVVKSVDPTNIPGEKKSQSANVPQHVSLIRRKIEQLNHQGRTYLLQVNNPPKSGNTPTESSALPVNPFGILQYLSKGDLRRFNGRANNLFDHKPITCRHLAYAFATGKFGTKEVGKFTSIDRLDKISRHSGIKMDQALEDTTADGYKTAQEGYYFDRAGLGQAIHAACQQQLVDSEQNKTYLFSSMNHVMALKINWSPERPEIKLAFYDPNDTLRVRRLIVPDLQTLTAINIEHLVPNSYSIKSYYPGPSLGGCLTTTTVESRAGHSLVRILADMNSSILFLMLRNGHFSAQMVDQFMGQLNRLDPYHQQIALMAKNDHGVPGLHIALQKGHGECVRKYLDWVLASALSDEVKQDLLLAKSDSGFPGLYIALQNGQGECVKSYLDWVMASSLSDEVNRIC; encoded by the coding sequence ATGGATAATATCAGTCAGAATACACCTTGTTCATCTGCTGACATACCTCAGAAGGATTCTCAATCTGTCAATGAAGCGACAGTCCTCACTGGATTTTCGCGAGTTGTTAAGTCTGTTGATCCAACAAACATTCCCGGGGAAAAGAAAAGTCAGTCTGCCAATGTTCCCCAACATGTATCTCTGATTCGCCGTAAAATCGAACAACTGAACCATCAGGGACGTACTTACCTGTTGCAGGTGAATAACCCCCCGAAGAGTGGCAATACACCCACAGAATCTTCGGCCCTGCCTGTTAATCCCTTCGGGATTTTGCAATACCTGTCAAAGGGCGACCTGAGAAGGTTCAACGGCAGGGCGAACAATCTCTTTGATCATAAACCGATTACTTGCAGGCATTTGGCCTATGCGTTTGCTACAGGCAAGTTTGGCACGAAAGAGGTTGGCAAATTCACGTCCATTGATCGGCTTGATAAAATTTCCCGTCACAGCGGTATTAAAATGGACCAGGCTCTGGAAGACACCACGGCTGATGGCTATAAAACGGCACAGGAAGGTTATTACTTTGACCGGGCTGGTTTAGGCCAGGCAATTCATGCAGCTTGTCAACAGCAGCTGGTCGATAGCGAACAAAATAAAACCTATCTGTTTTCGTCAATGAACCATGTGATGGCTCTAAAGATCAACTGGTCGCCTGAGCGACCGGAAATAAAACTGGCCTTTTATGATCCCAACGACACCCTGAGAGTCCGACGGCTCATCGTCCCTGACCTGCAAACCCTGACGGCGATTAACATAGAGCACCTTGTCCCGAATTCTTATTCAATCAAATCCTATTACCCCGGGCCTTCTTTGGGGGGATGTTTAACCACGACAACGGTGGAGAGCCGGGCCGGTCACTCGTTGGTCAGGATTCTGGCGGATATGAATTCGTCCATCCTGTTTTTAATGCTCAGAAATGGCCATTTTTCTGCACAAATGGTGGATCAATTCATGGGGCAACTGAACCGGCTTGATCCATATCATCAACAGATTGCCCTGATGGCTAAAAATGACCATGGTGTACCAGGACTGCATATAGCATTACAAAAGGGCCATGGGGAGTGCGTCAGGAAATACCTGGATTGGGTCCTGGCCAGCGCCTTGAGCGACGAGGTCAAACAGGATCTGTTGCTGGCGAAATCCGACAGTGGTTTTCCCGGGCTCTACATAGCACTGCAAAACGGCCAAGGGGAGTGCGTGAAGAGTTACCTGGATTGGGTCATGGCCAGCTCCCTGAGCGACGAGGTCAACAGAATCTGCTGA
- a CDS encoding ShET2/EspL2 family type III secretion system effector toxin, whose amino-acid sequence MYNISQNPPRSSAETPKKDFQSVNEKTILPGFLQAIKSVVPKKILEEKKSKPANVFQHTSLISRKIEQLNHQGRTYLLQVDKPLSGNTPKESLTDALPVNTTGVLQYVSKGDLRRFNRKANNLFDHKPIACRHLAYAFATGKFGTKDVGKFTSIDQLDKISRHSGIKTDQALQDTTVDGHKTAQEGYYFDRDGVGKAIYVACQQQLADGEQNKTYLFSSSNHLMALKINWSPERSEIKLDFYDPNDTLRVRRLIVPDLQTLKAIKIEHLVPDSDFIKLYYPKPYLGGCLTTTTVESRAGSSLVRVLADMNPSILFLMLTNGHFSSKMVVQFLGQLNRLDPYHQKIALMAKSFKGFPGLYAALENGHGECVKGYLSLVMASPLSDEFKQHLLMAKSPDGFPGLFTALANGHGECVKGYLSLVMASPLSDEFKQHLLMAKSPDGFPGLFLALQNGHWECVKSYVDLVMASPFSDEFKQDLLMAKSPDGFPGLFLALLDNGLVECVKGYLSLVMASPLSDEVKLNLLMAKSADGYPGLFAALENGSDECVKGYLSLVKASPFSDKVKHHLLMAARGDSISGLCVTLENGKRECLRTYVIQVINSSLSDVSKQFDD is encoded by the coding sequence ATGTATAATATAAGTCAGAATCCACCTCGCTCATCTGCTGAAACACCCAAGAAGGATTTTCAATCTGTAAATGAAAAGACAATCCTCCCTGGATTTTTGCAGGCCATTAAGTCTGTTGTCCCAAAAAAAATTCTTGAGGAAAAGAAAAGTAAGCCCGCAAATGTTTTCCAACATACGTCTCTGATTAGCCGGAAAATCGAACAACTTAACCATCAGGGACGCACTTACCTGTTGCAGGTGGATAAGCCCTTGAGTGGCAATACACCCAAAGAATCCCTGACGGATGCCCTGCCGGTTAATACCACTGGGGTTTTGCAATACGTATCAAAAGGTGATCTGAGAAGATTCAACCGTAAAGCGAACAATCTCTTTGATCATAAACCGATTGCTTGCAGGCATTTGGCCTATGCGTTTGCTACAGGGAAGTTTGGCACGAAAGATGTTGGTAAATTCACGTCCATTGATCAGCTGGATAAAATTTCCCGTCACAGCGGTATTAAAACGGATCAGGCACTGCAAGACACCACTGTTGATGGACATAAAACTGCACAGGAAGGTTATTACTTTGACCGGGATGGCGTAGGCAAGGCAATTTATGTGGCTTGTCAACAGCAGCTGGCCGATGGCGAACAAAATAAAACCTATCTGTTTTCGTCATCGAATCATTTGATGGCTCTAAAGATAAACTGGTCGCCGGAGCGATCGGAGATAAAACTGGACTTCTATGATCCCAACGACACCCTGAGAGTCCGACGATTAATCGTCCCTGACCTGCAAACCCTGAAGGCGATTAAAATAGAGCACCTTGTCCCGGATTCTGATTTCATCAAATTATATTACCCCAAGCCTTATTTGGGTGGATGTTTAACCACAACAACAGTTGAGAGCCGGGCTGGTAGCTCATTGGTCAGGGTTCTGGCGGATATGAATCCGTCCATCCTGTTTTTAATGCTCACAAATGGACATTTTTCTTCGAAAATGGTCGTTCAATTCCTGGGGCAACTGAACCGGCTTGATCCATATCATCAAAAGATTGCCCTGATGGCGAAATCCTTCAAGGGTTTTCCCGGGCTCTACGCAGCACTGGAAAATGGCCATGGTGAGTGCGTCAAAGGCTACCTGAGTCTGGTCATGGCCAGCCCCTTGAGCGACGAGTTCAAACAGCACCTGCTGATGGCGAAATCCCCAGATGGTTTTCCCGGGCTCTTCACGGCACTGGCAAATGGCCATGGTGAGTGCGTCAAGGGTTACCTGAGTCTGGTCATGGCCAGCCCCTTGAGCGACGAGTTCAAACAGCACCTGCTGATGGCGAAATCCCCAGATGGTTTTCCCGGGCTCTTCTTGGCACTGCAAAATGGCCATTGGGAGTGCGTGAAGAGTTACGTGGATTTGGTCATGGCCAGTCCCTTCAGCGACGAGTTCAAACAGGACCTGCTGATGGCGAAATCCCCAGATGGTTTTCCCGGGCTCTTCTTGGCACTACTGGACAATGGGCTTGTTGAGTGCGTCAAAGGTTACCTGAGTCTGGTCATGGCCAGCCCCTTGAGCGACGAGGTCAAACTGAATTTGCTGATGGCGAAATCCGCGGATGGTTATCCCGGGCTCTTCGCGGCACTGGAAAATGGTAGTGATGAGTGCGTCAAGGGTTACCTGAGTCTGGTCAAGGCCAGTCCCTTTAGCGACAAGGTCAAACACCACCTGCTGATGGCGGCCCGGGGCGATAGTATTTCCGGACTCTGCGTGACACTGGAAAATGGCAAACGGGAATGCTTGAGAACGTATGTTATACAGGTTATCAATAGCAGCTTAAGTGATGTTTCAAAACAATTTGACGATTGA
- the tnpA gene encoding IS200/IS605 family transposase, with product MSRFEKLTHVIWHCQYHIVWVPKYRFRVLTGVVKAEVHNCIQVFCSQLQCRVVELNIQNDHVHLLVKVPPKVSISQLVGTVKGRTALRLFTKFPYLKKKPYWGNHFWAKGYCVDTVGVDAEMIRKYVKYQEKKERLQQEIDFRK from the coding sequence ATGAGTAGATTTGAAAAGTTAACGCATGTCATCTGGCATTGCCAATACCATATAGTTTGGGTGCCGAAGTATAGGTTTCGAGTTCTTACTGGTGTAGTAAAGGCGGAGGTGCATAACTGTATCCAGGTCTTTTGCAGCCAGCTTCAATGCAGGGTTGTAGAACTGAATATTCAGAATGATCATGTGCATTTACTGGTGAAAGTGCCCCCAAAAGTTTCGATCTCGCAACTTGTCGGAACGGTGAAAGGGCGGACGGCTCTGAGGTTGTTCACAAAATTCCCTTATCTTAAGAAGAAGCCTTATTGGGGTAATCACTTCTGGGCAAAAGGGTATTGTGTTGACACTGTTGGAGTTGATGCAGAAATGATTCGCAAGTATGTAAAGTATCAAGAGAAGAAAGAACGTCTCCAGCAGGAGATAGACTTTAGGAAATAA
- a CDS encoding DUF1853 family protein yields the protein MNRFLHQSIHHTLQQAVEWVQNSPPLFNRTASPLLLDSPLPPGTAPVMPDQQQLALLESLVNQKGNPLLGIFNETLWQFLLSQLPDSQTIVANLQVNGEKNGQPATLGEYDLIYQRKNRFIHRELAVKFYLGMLGEADNAVGSSWQHWVGPGLRDRLDRKMDRLLHHQALLSDRHEGQETLLTLGIDQPVAKEILIQGRLFYPLYRTDKTAIPQLNDIQLITQAEQHITAQCPPPKYCNQNHLKGYWLTQSHFLLGTRSITRDVRFQIPQKLQWLNQNPVAEWLDHDALIRQLQPQKRPVYIRAIHQVLQQQRHLFIVPDDWPERAMKVAKTDG from the coding sequence ATGAACAGATTTTTACATCAAAGCATACATCATACTCTACAACAGGCCGTAGAGTGGGTACAAAACAGCCCGCCATTATTTAATCGTACGGCCAGCCCTCTATTGCTTGACTCCCCCTTACCGCCCGGAACAGCCCCGGTGATGCCTGATCAACAGCAGCTGGCCCTTCTGGAAAGTCTGGTTAACCAAAAAGGCAATCCCCTGCTCGGCATTTTCAACGAAACCTTATGGCAATTCCTGCTGAGCCAGCTGCCTGATAGCCAGACCATCGTCGCTAACCTGCAGGTGAATGGCGAGAAAAATGGTCAGCCTGCCACACTGGGTGAATATGACCTTATCTACCAGCGGAAAAACCGGTTTATCCATCGGGAACTGGCCGTTAAATTTTATCTGGGTATGCTTGGTGAAGCTGACAATGCCGTGGGGTCTTCATGGCAACATTGGGTCGGCCCCGGGCTCAGGGACCGCCTGGATCGCAAGATGGATCGCCTGCTGCATCATCAAGCCCTGTTGAGTGATCGCCATGAAGGACAGGAAACATTATTAACGCTGGGTATTGACCAGCCGGTTGCTAAAGAGATCCTGATACAGGGAAGGCTTTTTTATCCCCTGTACCGCACAGATAAAACAGCCATACCGCAACTGAACGACATCCAACTGATAACTCAGGCAGAACAGCATATAACAGCGCAATGCCCGCCACCCAAGTATTGCAACCAGAATCACCTGAAAGGTTATTGGTTAACCCAAAGCCATTTCCTTCTGGGTACCCGGTCCATCACCAGGGATGTCCGCTTCCAGATACCTCAGAAATTGCAGTGGTTGAATCAGAACCCTGTTGCAGAGTGGCTCGATCATGATGCGCTGATACGCCAACTGCAACCGCAAAAACGACCGGTGTATATCAGGGCAATCCATCAGGTGCTGCAACAGCAGAGGCATTTGTTTATTGTGCCTGATGACTGGCCTGAGAGAGCGATGAAAGTGGCAAAAACCGATGGGTGA